A region of Nostoc sp. 'Peltigera membranacea cyanobiont' N6 DNA encodes the following proteins:
- a CDS encoding PAP/fibrillin family protein: protein MNNQLLIKEKLQAKLEKIQVNSGGSPVTDLQLDKTLTEEIEQLTTELESVNPNPYPLVNATSLLEGAWQLQYSTAREIRSLVSLPLGLKLGKVYQVIDIANKLFFNLAKVKHPLGLVSGYVKVTASFEPAKEDFESLPNKRINVYFDKRYLSIEKIVGINTPQLNPFKVVPANNPTSRTATLDITYLDETLRIGRGGDGSLFILSKSLDLPDFISSI from the coding sequence ATTAAAGAAAAATTACAAGCCAAGCTTGAGAAAATTCAAGTCAATAGCGGTGGCTCTCCTGTTACAGATTTGCAGCTAGACAAAACCTTAACCGAAGAAATTGAACAATTAACGACGGAATTAGAGAGCGTAAATCCTAACCCGTATCCTCTTGTCAACGCTACTTCTTTGCTAGAGGGAGCTTGGCAACTGCAATACTCTACAGCTAGAGAAATCCGTTCTTTAGTTTCTCTCCCATTGGGATTAAAGCTAGGTAAAGTTTATCAAGTGATTGATATTGCAAATAAATTGTTTTTCAATCTAGCTAAAGTTAAACATCCTCTGGGGCTAGTATCGGGATATGTGAAAGTGACAGCTAGCTTTGAGCCAGCCAAAGAAGATTTCGAGTCTCTACCGAACAAACGCATCAACGTTTATTTTGACAAACGCTACCTATCGATTGAGAAGATTGTTGGCATTAATACCCCCCAACTCAACCCATTTAAGGTTGTCCCAGCTAATAATCCTACTAGCAGAACTGCCACACTAGACATTACTTACTTAGATGAAACCTTAAGAATTGGACGTGGAGGAGATGGAAGTTTATTTATTCTTAGTAAATCATTAGATTTACCTGACTTTATCTCCTCAATTTGA